The following proteins come from a genomic window of Streptomyces liliiviolaceus:
- a CDS encoding adenosylcobinamide-GDP ribazoletransferase: MSTPPPNPSPGPPPERPETPTTPVTPAASWSDGLRFAFGTLTVFPVTVRRWDRGAARTGMTLASVAGLAVGVPAAATGLLLLVLGAGPLLAAVASAAVPAVLTRGLHLDGLADTADGLGSGKPAEDALRIMKRSDIGPFGVVTLLFVLLAQVAALAQAYGDSWGRGVLAAVVSATVGRLALTLAARAGVPGARPEGLGAVVAGVVPVRAGLLAAAVVTAVAAAAGALLGAYGVLGAVLAVLLACAAAESLLRHCTRRFGGVTGDVFGALEETAVTVALVAFCLFA; encoded by the coding sequence GTGTCCACGCCCCCGCCGAACCCGTCGCCCGGTCCCCCGCCCGAGAGGCCGGAGACGCCGACGACGCCAGTGACGCCGGCGGCCTCCTGGAGCGACGGACTCCGCTTCGCCTTCGGCACGCTGACCGTGTTCCCCGTGACCGTGCGGCGCTGGGACCGCGGGGCCGCGCGCACCGGGATGACGCTCGCGTCCGTCGCCGGTCTCGCGGTGGGTGTGCCGGCCGCCGCGACCGGGCTGCTCCTGCTGGTGCTCGGCGCGGGCCCCCTCCTCGCGGCCGTGGCGAGCGCCGCCGTGCCCGCCGTCCTCACCCGCGGCCTCCACCTCGACGGCCTCGCCGACACCGCCGACGGGCTCGGCAGCGGCAAGCCCGCCGAGGACGCGCTGCGCATCATGAAGCGGTCGGACATCGGGCCGTTCGGGGTCGTGACCCTGCTGTTCGTCCTGCTCGCGCAGGTGGCCGCGCTGGCCCAGGCGTACGGGGACTCGTGGGGGCGGGGTGTTCTCGCGGCCGTCGTGTCGGCGACCGTCGGGCGGCTGGCGCTGACGCTGGCCGCGCGGGCGGGGGTGCCGGGGGCTCGGCCCGAGGGGCTGGGGGCGGTGGTGGCGGGGGTGGTTCCCGTGCGGGCCGGTCTGCTCGCGGCGGCCGTCGTCACGGCCGTGGCAGCCGCCGCGGGCGCGCTCCTCGGCGCGTACGGCGTCCTCGGCGCCGTGCTGGCCGTCCTTCTGGCCTGCGCCGCCGCCGAGTCACTGCTGCGGCACTGCACGCGGCGGTTCGGCGGCGTGACGGGGGACGTCTTCGGCGCGCTCGAAGAGACCGCCGTGACCGTCGCGCTGGTCGCGTTCTGTCTCTTCGCCTAG
- a CDS encoding phosphatidylglycerol lysyltransferase domain-containing protein: MRSARFTVAHKPETAAAATAVWYLRTVAFLNFLSAVWLSLGQDVRRHNTEDYFTPYLLTAGFASGVFTMFLAITMRRRKRAAWILNLALSGAFLLLFAFAMAFPEVRRYPQNWISLALTAVFVASLIVGRRAFYAKGDRSNPRLAAAVGVGGLLLCSLLAALLVTVTNHAHDAHLSTFTDRWRYGTLRLVSVAADDSRFPGITTPNWVNVAINVLSTLLVLAVLYAAFRSRRVVDPLTADDEERLRALLDRHGDRDSLGYFALRREKSVVWSPTGKAAVAYRVVGGVSLASGDPIGDPEAWPGAIEPWLSEARAHGWIPAVMGAGEEAGTVYARHGLDALELGDEAIVETAEFTLDGRAMRTVRQAYNRVRRAGYRVRIRRHEDIPADEMAYLLARADDWRDGATERGFSMALGRLGDPGDGRCVMLECRDGGGEEGDGEGELRAVLSFVPWGPRGLSLDLMRRDRDSENGLMEFMVIQLLQRAPEIGITQVSLNFAMFRSVFERGARLGAGPVLRLWRSLLSFFSRWWQIESLYRANAKYRPIWEPRFLLFEKSADLPRIGLAAARAEGFLEAPGLPKWLHRKRLDAHG, translated from the coding sequence ATGCGAAGCGCCCGATTCACCGTCGCGCACAAGCCGGAGACCGCCGCCGCGGCCACCGCCGTCTGGTACCTCCGCACCGTCGCGTTCCTCAACTTCCTGAGCGCCGTCTGGCTCTCCCTCGGCCAGGACGTGCGGCGCCACAACACGGAGGACTACTTCACCCCGTACCTCCTGACCGCCGGCTTCGCGTCAGGCGTGTTCACCATGTTCCTGGCGATCACGATGCGACGGCGCAAGCGAGCCGCCTGGATCCTCAACCTGGCCCTGAGCGGAGCGTTCCTGCTGCTGTTCGCCTTCGCCATGGCCTTCCCGGAGGTCCGCCGGTACCCGCAGAACTGGATCTCCCTCGCCCTGACGGCGGTCTTCGTGGCGTCCCTGATCGTCGGCCGCCGCGCGTTCTACGCGAAGGGCGACCGCTCGAACCCCAGGCTCGCGGCAGCCGTCGGCGTCGGCGGCCTCCTGCTCTGCTCCCTGCTGGCCGCGCTCCTGGTGACCGTCACCAACCACGCCCACGACGCGCACCTGTCGACCTTCACCGACCGCTGGCGCTACGGCACCCTGCGGCTCGTCTCGGTCGCCGCCGACGACTCCCGCTTCCCCGGGATCACCACTCCCAACTGGGTGAACGTCGCCATCAACGTATTGAGCACCCTGCTCGTACTCGCCGTCCTGTACGCGGCCTTCCGCTCCCGCCGCGTCGTCGACCCGCTCACCGCCGACGACGAGGAACGGCTGCGGGCCCTGCTCGACCGGCACGGCGACCGGGACTCCCTCGGCTACTTCGCGCTGCGCCGCGAGAAGAGCGTGGTGTGGTCGCCGACCGGCAAGGCCGCCGTCGCCTACCGCGTCGTCGGCGGCGTCTCACTGGCCTCCGGCGACCCCATCGGCGACCCCGAAGCTTGGCCCGGCGCCATCGAACCCTGGCTCTCCGAGGCGCGCGCCCACGGCTGGATCCCCGCCGTGATGGGCGCGGGCGAGGAGGCCGGGACCGTCTACGCCCGGCACGGTCTCGACGCGCTGGAGCTCGGGGACGAGGCGATCGTCGAGACCGCCGAGTTCACCCTCGACGGGCGGGCCATGCGCACCGTCCGCCAGGCCTACAACCGCGTGCGGCGCGCGGGCTACCGGGTACGCATCCGGCGGCACGAGGACATCCCGGCCGACGAGATGGCGTACCTCCTCGCCCGCGCGGACGACTGGCGGGACGGGGCGACCGAGCGCGGCTTCAGCATGGCGCTGGGGCGGCTCGGGGACCCGGGCGACGGCCGGTGCGTGATGCTCGAATGCCGGGACGGCGGCGGGGAGGAGGGGGACGGTGAAGGCGAGCTGCGGGCCGTGCTGTCCTTCGTGCCCTGGGGGCCCCGCGGGCTCTCCCTCGATCTGATGCGGCGGGACCGGGACTCCGAGAACGGGCTCATGGAGTTCATGGTGATCCAGCTCCTCCAGCGGGCCCCCGAGATCGGGATCACGCAGGTCTCGCTCAACTTCGCCATGTTCCGTTCCGTCTTCGAACGCGGCGCGCGCCTCGGTGCGGGGCCGGTGCTGCGGCTGTGGCGCTCACTGCTCAGCTTCTTCTCGCGCTGGTGGCAGATCGAGTCGCTGTACCGCGCCAACGCCAAGTACCGGCCCATCTGGGAACCGCGGTTCCTGCTCTTCGAGAAGAGCGCCGACCTGCCGCGCATCGGCCTCGCCGCCGCCCGCGCGGAGGGCTTCCTGGAGGCCCCGGGCCTGCCGAAGTGGCTGCACCGCAAGCGGCTGGACGCGCACGGGTAG
- the cobT gene encoding nicotinate-nucleotide--dimethylbenzimidazole phosphoribosyltransferase, with protein MSSLNLDDFTDLIERPDGGVRRDAEARRERQVVPPGSLGRLDELGEWLAAAQAAVPVRAIERPRVVLFAGDHGVAGLGVSARPAGSADDLVRSVLDGASPVSVLARRLGVPVRVVDMALDCEPDSLPDEVVRHRVRRGSGRIDVEDALTLEEAEAAFRAGVAVADEEADSGTDLVVLGDVSVGGTTAAAVLVAALCGTDASVVTGRGGRAIDDLAWMRKCAAVRDALRRARPVLGDQLQLLATVGGADLAAITGFLLQSAVRKTPVVLDGVVSAACALVGQRVAFRAPDWWLAGQSSGEPAQAKAFDRMALEPLLSHGVTVGEGAGALLALPLVQAAAALAAELPLTPSAPSAPSASDEPESQKAD; from the coding sequence ATGAGCTCGCTTAATCTCGACGACTTCACCGACCTGATCGAGCGCCCCGACGGTGGCGTACGCCGTGACGCGGAGGCCCGCCGGGAACGCCAGGTCGTGCCGCCCGGGTCACTGGGACGCCTGGACGAACTCGGTGAGTGGCTGGCCGCCGCGCAGGCGGCCGTGCCGGTGCGGGCGATCGAGCGTCCGCGCGTGGTGCTGTTCGCGGGCGACCACGGGGTCGCCGGACTGGGGGTCTCGGCGCGGCCCGCCGGGAGCGCGGACGACCTGGTGCGCTCCGTACTGGACGGCGCGAGTCCCGTGTCGGTACTGGCCCGGCGGCTCGGGGTGCCCGTGCGGGTGGTGGACATGGCGCTCGACTGTGAGCCCGACAGCCTGCCCGACGAGGTCGTACGGCACCGGGTGCGGCGCGGGTCCGGGCGGATCGACGTCGAGGACGCGCTGACCCTGGAGGAGGCGGAGGCCGCGTTCCGGGCGGGGGTCGCCGTCGCGGACGAGGAGGCCGACTCCGGGACCGATCTCGTCGTGCTCGGGGACGTGAGTGTCGGCGGGACGACCGCGGCGGCCGTGCTCGTCGCCGCACTGTGCGGGACCGACGCGTCGGTGGTGACCGGGCGCGGGGGGCGGGCGATCGACGACCTCGCGTGGATGCGCAAGTGCGCGGCGGTGCGCGACGCGTTGCGGCGGGCGCGGCCCGTTCTCGGGGACCAGTTGCAGTTGCTCGCGACGGTGGGTGGGGCCGATCTCGCCGCGATCACCGGGTTTCTGCTGCAGAGCGCCGTACGGAAGACGCCCGTCGTGCTCGACGGGGTCGTGTCCGCGGCCTGCGCGCTGGTCGGGCAGCGGGTCGCCTTCCGGGCGCCGGACTGGTGGCTGGCGGGGCAGAGCAGTGGGGAGCCGGCGCAGGCGAAGGCGTTCGACCGGATGGCGCTCGAACCGCTGCTTTCGCACGGGGTGACCGTGGGGGAAGGGGCGGGGGCGTTGCTGGCGCTGCCGTTGGTGCAGGCGGCTGCGGCGCTGGCGGCGGAGTTGCCTTTGACTCCTTCGGCGCCGTCGGCTCCTTCGGCCTCTGACGAGCCCGAGAGCCAGAAGGCCGACTAG
- a CDS encoding class I SAM-dependent methyltransferase: MPPTPVTPPTPATPPTPPPAAVTTAAQQPTAQQSVAQQSVAQRRAVYLGELARGTDRFHEPRRPDCPWCGSARLRTRLRTPDLLQHKPGTFVVDECEDCAHAFQNPRLTAEGLAFYYRDFYENQDGGEERQEHGGERHEHESFAERTLRSRAGRRRHEAAARAMLPFPEPESWLDVGTGHGHFPAAAKELFTYTSFDGLDPTSRVDKALAAGRVEEAHRGRLPDLVGRLRARYDVVSMFHHLEHSPDPREELRAALAVLRPGGHLLVEVPDPDCAFGALLGKWWVSYCQPQHLHLMPLRNLLDELDELGCSVVSTDRREPHVPYDLTGALALAIGNRLPGGDEPWRPAPPTDLQRTLRTALTRATAPLLASAFVLDHALAPLLRRTRFSNAYRIIARKNPRANLL, from the coding sequence ATGCCCCCCACACCCGTCACACCCCCGACCCCGGCCACACCCCCCACGCCGCCTCCCGCAGCCGTCACGACCGCCGCCCAGCAGCCCACCGCCCAGCAGTCCGTCGCCCAGCAGTCCGTCGCCCAGCGCCGTGCCGTCTATCTGGGGGAGCTGGCCCGGGGCACCGACCGCTTCCACGAACCGCGCAGACCCGACTGCCCCTGGTGCGGCTCGGCGCGGCTGCGCACCCGGCTGCGTACCCCCGACCTGCTCCAGCACAAGCCCGGCACCTTCGTCGTCGACGAGTGCGAGGACTGCGCCCACGCCTTCCAGAACCCCCGCCTGACCGCCGAGGGCCTCGCCTTCTACTACCGCGACTTCTACGAGAACCAGGACGGCGGCGAAGAACGCCAGGAGCACGGCGGCGAGCGTCACGAGCACGAGAGCTTCGCCGAGCGGACCCTGCGCTCCCGGGCCGGCCGCCGCCGTCACGAGGCCGCGGCCCGCGCGATGCTCCCGTTCCCGGAGCCCGAGAGCTGGCTGGACGTCGGCACGGGACACGGCCACTTCCCGGCGGCGGCCAAGGAGTTGTTCACGTACACGTCCTTCGACGGGCTCGACCCCACCTCGCGCGTCGACAAGGCCCTGGCGGCGGGCCGGGTCGAGGAGGCGCACCGCGGCCGGCTGCCCGACCTGGTCGGCCGGCTGCGGGCCCGCTACGACGTGGTCAGCATGTTCCACCACCTGGAGCACAGCCCCGACCCGCGCGAGGAACTGCGTGCCGCGCTCGCCGTACTGCGCCCCGGCGGGCATCTGCTCGTCGAGGTCCCGGACCCGGACTGCGCGTTCGGCGCGCTGCTCGGCAAGTGGTGGGTGTCCTACTGCCAGCCGCAGCACCTCCACCTCATGCCGCTGCGCAACCTGCTCGACGAACTCGACGAACTGGGCTGCTCGGTCGTCTCCACCGACCGCCGCGAGCCCCACGTCCCGTACGACCTGACCGGTGCCCTGGCCCTGGCGATCGGCAACCGGCTGCCCGGCGGGGACGAGCCCTGGCGCCCCGCCCCGCCGACCGACCTCCAGCGCACCCTGCGCACGGCCCTCACCCGGGCCACCGCCCCGCTGCTCGCCTCCGCGTTCGTCCTGGACCACGCCCTGGCCCCGCTCCTGCGCCGCACCCGCTTCTCGAACGCGTACCGGATCATCGCCCGCAAGAACCCGCGCGCGAACCTCCTCTGA
- a CDS encoding bifunctional adenosylcobinamide kinase/adenosylcobinamide-phosphate guanylyltransferase, giving the protein MEVTLLGTGGPMGLPRPDCSCAVCAVALGADARAATALLVDGTLLLDLTPGAAFAAARAGHSLSGVRQVLLSHPHDGPAVEVPAGLPQPGRVPDGRELTLLTGHRVRALAMDAPGTGYAVTGPDGQRLLYLPPGAAPAGLDETTETYDMVVGDVVGRPDALARLRLVGAVGPATDVIAVHLGHDVPPGRELRRRLAAAGARTVPDGRTLTVGVYEDVPDVPRRTLVLGGARSGKSVEAERRLEAFPDVLYVATGGTRNGDGEWAARVHAHRERRPGSWRTAETCDLVPLLKDDGPALLIDCLSLWLTDAMDAANAWDDAEWAGGGERVLRARVEELTAAVRESRRTVVAVSNEVGSGIVPATPSGRRYRDELGRLNAAFATECEHVLLVVAGQAVTLKG; this is encoded by the coding sequence GTGGAAGTGACTCTGCTTGGTACCGGCGGGCCCATGGGGCTGCCCAGGCCCGATTGTTCGTGCGCCGTCTGCGCGGTGGCCCTCGGTGCGGACGCCCGCGCGGCCACCGCCCTCCTGGTGGACGGCACGCTGTTGCTGGACCTGACACCCGGCGCCGCCTTCGCGGCGGCCCGGGCCGGGCACTCGCTCAGCGGGGTGCGCCAGGTCCTGCTGTCGCACCCGCACGACGGACCCGCGGTGGAGGTACCGGCGGGGCTGCCGCAGCCGGGGCGTGTGCCGGACGGCCGGGAGCTGACACTGCTGACGGGCCATCGGGTGCGGGCGCTGGCGATGGACGCGCCGGGCACCGGGTACGCGGTCACGGGCCCGGACGGGCAGCGGCTGCTCTATCTGCCGCCGGGCGCGGCCCCCGCGGGCCTGGACGAGACGACCGAGACGTACGACATGGTGGTCGGCGACGTCGTCGGGCGGCCGGACGCGCTGGCCCGGCTGCGGCTGGTGGGCGCGGTGGGTCCCGCCACCGATGTGATCGCGGTGCACCTCGGCCACGACGTGCCGCCGGGCCGGGAACTGCGGCGGCGCCTCGCGGCGGCGGGGGCACGGACGGTCCCGGACGGCAGGACGCTGACCGTCGGGGTGTACGAGGACGTGCCCGACGTACCGCGCCGGACGCTGGTCCTCGGCGGGGCCCGGTCGGGCAAGTCGGTGGAGGCCGAGCGCCGGCTTGAGGCCTTCCCGGACGTGCTGTACGTGGCCACGGGCGGCACGCGCAACGGGGACGGGGAGTGGGCGGCCCGGGTGCACGCGCATCGCGAGCGGCGCCCCGGCTCCTGGCGTACCGCCGAGACCTGCGACCTCGTACCCCTGCTCAAGGACGACGGGCCCGCGCTGCTCATCGACTGTCTGTCGCTGTGGCTGACGGACGCGATGGACGCCGCGAACGCCTGGGACGACGCCGAGTGGGCCGGCGGCGGCGAGCGGGTGCTGCGGGCGCGCGTCGAGGAGCTGACGGCCGCCGTCCGCGAGTCGCGCCGCACGGTGGTCGCCGTCTCCAACGAGGTCGGCTCCGGGATCGTCCCCGCCACCCCCTCGGGCCGCCGCTATCGCGACGAACTGGGCCGCCTCAACGCGGCGTTCGCGACCGAGTGCGAGCACGTGCTGCTGGTGGTGGCGGGCCAGGCGGTGACCTTGAAGGGCTGA
- a CDS encoding class I SAM-dependent methyltransferase codes for MARQLDEQIAGRFPVGQRLRVLDVGMGQGTQALRLARAGHQVTGVEQDCTMIAVARESLAAEPEGIRGRVRIVESDGRDTGVHFLPGSFDVVLCHGVLMYVEEPDALLAGLARMLAPGGLLSLLVRNADALAMRPGLAGDWAGTLTAFDTSTYTNRLGLDVRADGLDTLTGTLAGIGAPLHAWYGVRVFTDTAADDAAVPDDVDALLAAEERAGRTDPYRRVAALLHLCGVRG; via the coding sequence GTGGCCCGGCAGCTCGACGAGCAGATAGCCGGGCGGTTCCCCGTCGGGCAGCGCCTGCGTGTGCTCGACGTGGGCATGGGCCAGGGCACGCAGGCCCTGCGGCTGGCCCGGGCCGGACATCAGGTGACCGGCGTCGAGCAGGACTGCACCATGATCGCCGTGGCGCGCGAGTCCCTCGCCGCCGAGCCGGAGGGCATCCGCGGCCGGGTCCGGATCGTCGAGAGCGACGGGCGCGACACCGGGGTGCACTTCCTGCCCGGCAGCTTCGACGTGGTGCTGTGCCACGGCGTACTGATGTACGTCGAGGAGCCCGACGCGCTGCTCGCGGGGCTCGCCCGGATGCTGGCACCCGGCGGGCTGCTGTCCCTGCTGGTGCGCAACGCCGACGCGCTGGCCATGCGGCCGGGGCTGGCCGGCGACTGGGCGGGGACGCTGACCGCGTTCGACACCAGCACGTACACGAACCGGCTCGGGCTCGACGTCCGCGCCGACGGGCTCGACACCCTCACCGGCACCCTCGCCGGGATCGGCGCCCCGCTGCACGCCTGGTACGGGGTGCGGGTCTTCACGGACACGGCCGCCGACGACGCGGCGGTGCCGGACGACGTGGACGCCCTGCTGGCCGCCGAGGAGCGGGCCGGCCGGACCGACCCCTACCGCCGGGTGGCGGCGCTGCTGCACCTGTGCGGCGTACGGGGCTGA
- a CDS encoding DUF3043 domain-containing protein yields MPPHPLPLGFVFRSRAKDEKAHADKASVTDSPQIRDPQAPKGRPTPKRSEAQSQRRSVANTPTSRKEASKRQRDERRAHMEKQRQALASGDERYLPARDKGPVRKLARDFIDSRFCIAEFFLPLAVVILVLSMVRIAQLQNVALLMWLFVIVLIVLDSIGIAIRLKKQLAARFPDEPRRGAVAYALMRSLQMRRLRLPKPQVKRGERP; encoded by the coding sequence ATGCCTCCGCACCCCTTACCCTTGGGTTTTGTGTTCCGTAGCCGCGCCAAAGACGAGAAGGCCCACGCCGACAAGGCGTCGGTGACCGACTCCCCTCAGATCCGTGACCCGCAGGCCCCCAAGGGCAGGCCCACTCCCAAGCGCAGTGAGGCCCAGTCCCAGCGCCGCAGCGTCGCCAATACGCCGACGTCGCGCAAGGAGGCCTCCAAGCGGCAGCGCGACGAGCGCCGCGCCCACATGGAGAAGCAGCGCCAGGCGCTGGCCAGCGGTGACGAGCGTTATCTGCCCGCCCGTGACAAGGGCCCGGTGCGCAAGCTCGCGCGTGACTTCATCGACTCGCGGTTCTGCATCGCCGAGTTCTTCCTGCCGCTCGCCGTGGTCATCCTCGTCCTGAGCATGGTCCGCATCGCGCAGCTGCAGAACGTCGCGCTGCTGATGTGGCTCTTCGTGATCGTGCTGATCGTGCTCGACTCGATCGGTATCGCGATCCGCCTGAAGAAGCAGCTGGCGGCGCGCTTCCCGGACGAGCCCCGCCGCGGGGCCGTCGCGTACGCGCTGATGCGCAGCCTCCAGATGCGTCGCCTCCGGCTGCCGAAGCCGCAGGTCAAGCGCGGAGAGCGGCCCTGA